From Rhodopseudomonas palustris, a single genomic window includes:
- a CDS encoding ABC transporter ATP-binding protein: MASVQIHDVRKSFGGFEVLHGVTVPIEDGEFVVLVGPSGCGKSTLLRMLAGLEKITAGTISIGERVVNDVQPKERDIAMVFQNYALYPHMTVAQNMGFSLKLRGADQETIDSKVRRAADILDLGKLLDRYPRQLSGGQRQRVAMGRAIVRDPQVFLFDEPLSNLDAKLRVAMRTEIKELHQRLKTTTVYVTHDQIEAMTMADKIVVMQDGIVEQIGAPLDLYDRPDNKFVAGFIGSPAMNFLDGTLKVNGGQPYVETASGAKLPVAAAPANGNGRPVSYGIRPEHLDFADSGIAAEVAVVEPTGSETQIVARVGDQEVIAVFRERHPVGPGDLIHLQPRADVAHLFDKESGRRI; this comes from the coding sequence ATGGCGTCGGTGCAGATTCACGACGTGCGTAAGTCTTTCGGCGGCTTCGAAGTGTTGCACGGCGTGACTGTTCCCATCGAGGATGGTGAGTTCGTCGTTCTGGTCGGCCCGTCCGGCTGCGGCAAATCCACTTTGCTGCGGATGCTCGCAGGGCTGGAGAAAATAACCGCTGGAACGATCTCGATCGGCGAGCGCGTCGTCAACGACGTGCAGCCGAAAGAGCGGGACATCGCCATGGTGTTCCAGAACTACGCACTTTACCCGCACATGACGGTGGCCCAGAACATGGGCTTTTCGCTGAAGCTGCGCGGCGCCGACCAAGAGACCATCGACAGCAAGGTGCGGCGCGCCGCCGACATCCTCGATCTCGGCAAGCTGCTCGACCGCTATCCGCGCCAGCTCTCCGGCGGTCAGCGCCAGCGCGTGGCGATGGGGCGGGCGATCGTGCGCGATCCGCAGGTGTTTTTGTTCGACGAGCCGCTGTCCAACCTCGACGCCAAGCTGCGGGTGGCGATGCGCACCGAGATCAAGGAGCTGCACCAGCGGCTGAAGACCACCACGGTCTACGTCACCCACGACCAGATCGAGGCGATGACGATGGCCGACAAGATCGTGGTGATGCAGGACGGCATCGTCGAGCAGATCGGCGCACCGCTCGATCTGTACGACCGGCCCGACAACAAGTTCGTCGCCGGCTTCATCGGCTCACCGGCGATGAATTTTCTCGACGGCACGCTGAAGGTGAACGGCGGCCAGCCTTATGTCGAGACCGCCAGCGGCGCAAAACTACCCGTCGCAGCGGCGCCGGCGAACGGCAATGGCCGCCCGGTGTCCTACGGCATCCGCCCCGAGCATCTCGACTTTGCCGACAGCGGCATTGCGGCCGAGGTCGCGGTGGTCGAACCGACCGGCTCCGAAACCCAGATCGTGGCCCGGGTCGGCGATCAGGAAGTGATCGCGGTGTTTCGCGAGCGGCATCCGGTCGGGCCCGGCGATCTGATCCATCTGCAGCCGCGCGCCGACGTCGCGCATCTGTTCGACAAGGAGAGTGGCCGGCGAATCTAG
- a CDS encoding IlvD/Edd family dehydratase encodes MTKHDAGGARRKLRSSEWFNDPHNPGMTALYLERYLNYGLTRAELQSGKPIIGIAQTGNDLSPCNRHHLDLAHRVREGIRAAGGLAMEFPVHPIQETGKRPTAALDRNLAYLGLVEVLFGYPLDGVVLTTGCDKTTPACLMAAATVNIPAIVLSGGPMLNGWHNGERTGSGTVVWKSRERLAAGEIDYEQFMEIVASSAPSVGHCNTMGTASTMNSLAEALGMSLPGCAAIPAPYRERGQIAYETGVRAVEMVWEDLKPSDILTRKAFENAIVVNSAIGGSTNAPIHLNALARHVGVELSIDDWQSVGHAIPLLVNLQPAGLYLGEEYHRAGGVPTVVGELMRHGKIHQDALTVNGRTMGENCASAPAPDGDVIHRYDTPLVHDAGFLVLRGNLFDSAIMKTSVISLEFRERYLSNPKDPNAFEGRAIVFEGPEDYHHRIDDPALDIDEHCILFVRGTGPIGYPGGAEVVNMQPPAALIKRGIHSLPCIGDGRQSGTSGSPSILNATPEAAANGGLALLKTGDKVRIDLNKGSADILISDEELAQRRADLAAHGGFAYPKHQTPWQELYRSTVGQQATGACMEFATRYQNIAGTVGVARHNH; translated from the coding sequence ATGACGAAGCACGATGCCGGCGGTGCCCGGCGCAAACTCCGGTCCAGCGAATGGTTCAACGATCCGCATAATCCGGGAATGACCGCGCTGTATCTCGAGCGCTATTTGAACTACGGACTGACCCGCGCGGAACTGCAATCCGGCAAGCCGATCATCGGCATCGCCCAGACCGGCAACGACCTGTCGCCGTGCAACCGGCACCATCTCGATCTGGCACACCGCGTGCGCGAAGGCATCCGCGCCGCCGGCGGCCTCGCGATGGAATTCCCGGTGCATCCGATCCAGGAGACCGGCAAGCGGCCGACCGCCGCGCTCGATCGCAACCTCGCTTATCTCGGCCTGGTCGAAGTTCTGTTCGGCTATCCGCTCGATGGCGTAGTGCTGACCACCGGCTGCGACAAGACGACCCCCGCGTGCCTGATGGCGGCGGCGACGGTGAACATTCCGGCGATCGTGCTGTCGGGCGGGCCGATGCTCAACGGCTGGCACAATGGCGAACGCACCGGCTCCGGCACGGTGGTGTGGAAGTCGCGCGAGCGGCTTGCCGCCGGCGAGATCGACTACGAACAGTTCATGGAGATCGTGGCCTCCTCGGCGCCGTCGGTCGGGCACTGCAACACCATGGGCACCGCATCGACGATGAACTCGCTGGCCGAAGCGCTCGGCATGTCGCTGCCCGGCTGCGCCGCGATCCCGGCGCCGTATCGCGAGCGCGGCCAGATCGCCTACGAGACCGGCGTGCGCGCGGTCGAGATGGTGTGGGAGGATCTGAAGCCGTCCGATATCTTGACGCGCAAGGCGTTCGAGAACGCCATCGTGGTCAATTCGGCGATCGGCGGCTCGACCAACGCGCCGATCCATCTCAACGCGCTCGCCCGCCACGTCGGTGTCGAATTGTCGATCGACGACTGGCAGAGCGTCGGCCACGCCATTCCGCTGCTGGTCAATCTGCAACCCGCCGGTCTCTATCTCGGCGAAGAGTATCACCGCGCCGGCGGCGTGCCGACGGTGGTCGGCGAATTGATGCGGCACGGCAAGATCCACCAGGACGCGCTGACGGTGAACGGCAGGACCATGGGCGAGAACTGCGCCAGTGCCCCTGCCCCGGACGGCGACGTGATCCATCGCTACGACACGCCGCTGGTGCACGACGCCGGCTTCCTGGTGCTGCGCGGCAATCTGTTCGACTCCGCGATCATGAAGACCAGCGTGATCAGCCTCGAATTCCGCGAGCGCTATCTGTCCAATCCGAAGGATCCGAACGCGTTCGAAGGTCGCGCCATCGTGTTCGAAGGGCCGGAGGACTATCATCACCGCATCGACGATCCGGCACTCGATATCGACGAGCACTGCATCCTGTTCGTGCGCGGCACCGGCCCGATCGGCTATCCGGGCGGCGCCGAAGTGGTCAACATGCAGCCGCCGGCGGCGCTGATCAAACGCGGCATCCACTCGCTGCCGTGCATCGGCGACGGCCGCCAGTCCGGCACCTCGGGCTCGCCGTCGATCCTCAACGCGACGCCGGAAGCCGCAGCGAATGGCGGGCTGGCGCTGCTGAAGACCGGCGACAAGGTTCGCATCGACCTCAACAAGGGCAGCGCCGACATCCTGATCTCGGACGAGGAGCTGGCCCAGCGCCGCGCCGACCTCGCCGCCCACGGCGGCTTCGCCTACCCGAAGCACCAGACGCCGTGGCAGGAGCTGTATCGCTCGACGGTCGGCCAGCAGGCCACCGGCGCCTGCATGGAGTTCGCCACCCGCTACCAGAACATCGCCGGCACGGTCGGCGTGGCGCGGCACAATCACTGA
- a CDS encoding SDR family oxidoreductase, with protein MTDRLKGKRAFVTAAAAGIGRASAIAFAREGAEVFATDIDDAGLAPLTEHGIARTAKLDVRDTAAVEAIAREVGTVDILLNAAGFVHHGTVLECSDTDWEFSFDLNVKSMHRTIRSFLPAMLEAGRGSIVNISSAAGVFKAAPNRYVYGATKAAVAALTRAVAADFITRGIRCNAICPGTIETPSMLGRAAALGPQGREMFVSRQPMGRLGNAEEIAALAVYLASDESAFTTGVAHIIDGGWTL; from the coding sequence ATGACCGACCGCCTGAAAGGCAAACGCGCGTTCGTCACCGCGGCGGCGGCGGGGATCGGGCGAGCATCGGCGATCGCGTTTGCACGCGAAGGCGCCGAGGTGTTCGCGACCGATATCGATGACGCCGGGCTGGCGCCGCTCACCGAGCACGGTATTGCGCGCACCGCCAAGCTCGACGTCCGCGACACCGCCGCGGTCGAGGCGATCGCCCGGGAGGTCGGCACCGTGGACATCCTGCTCAACGCTGCCGGCTTCGTGCATCACGGCACGGTGCTCGAATGCTCGGATACGGATTGGGAGTTCTCGTTCGACCTCAACGTCAAGTCGATGCACCGCACCATCCGCAGCTTCCTCCCGGCGATGCTGGAGGCCGGCCGCGGCTCGATCGTCAACATCTCGTCGGCTGCCGGCGTGTTCAAGGCGGCGCCGAACCGCTACGTCTATGGTGCCACCAAGGCGGCCGTCGCTGCGCTGACCCGCGCGGTCGCGGCGGATTTCATCACCCGCGGCATCCGCTGCAACGCGATCTGCCCGGGCACGATCGAAACCCCGTCGATGCTCGGCCGCGCCGCCGCGCTCGGGCCGCAGGGCCGCGAGATGTTCGTGTCGCGCCAACCGATGGGCCGCCTCGGCAACGCCGAAGAGATCGCCGCGCTGGCGGTGTACCTCGCCTCGGATGAGAGCGCCTTCACCACCGGCGTCGCCCACATCATCGATGGCGGTTGGACGTTGTGA
- a CDS encoding SDR family oxidoreductase, which yields MNSIDLNHRCAVVTGGAQGIGRAIAERFVASGAKVALWDHDVALAERTAKEIGDDVTIAVAVDVTDLAAVDRARDATLAAFGKIDILVNNAGIAGVNKTVWETDYAEWQRVLRLNLDGPFLCCKSVVPLMIAHKYGRIVNIASIAGKEGNPNAAHYSASKAGVIALTKSLGKELASYDIAVNAVTPAAARTAIFDQMTQQHIDFMLSKIPKGRFVLVEEVAALVAWLASEDCAFSTGAVFDISGGRATY from the coding sequence ATGAACAGCATCGACCTCAACCATCGCTGTGCCGTAGTCACCGGCGGGGCGCAGGGCATCGGGCGGGCAATCGCCGAGCGGTTCGTCGCGTCCGGCGCCAAGGTGGCGCTGTGGGACCACGACGTCGCGCTGGCTGAGCGCACCGCCAAGGAGATCGGCGACGATGTGACGATCGCGGTGGCGGTCGACGTCACCGATCTGGCCGCGGTCGATCGCGCCCGTGATGCAACGCTCGCCGCATTCGGCAAGATCGACATCCTGGTCAATAATGCCGGGATCGCCGGCGTCAACAAGACGGTGTGGGAGACCGACTACGCCGAGTGGCAGCGGGTGCTGAGGCTCAATCTCGACGGGCCGTTCCTGTGCTGCAAGTCGGTGGTGCCCTTGATGATCGCGCACAAATACGGCCGCATCGTCAACATCGCCTCGATCGCCGGCAAGGAAGGCAACCCCAACGCCGCGCACTACTCGGCCTCCAAGGCCGGCGTGATCGCGCTGACCAAATCGCTCGGCAAGGAGCTGGCGTCCTACGACATCGCCGTCAACGCGGTGACGCCGGCCGCCGCCCGCACCGCGATCTTCGACCAGATGACGCAGCAGCACATCGACTTCATGCTGTCGAAGATTCCGAAGGGCCGCTTCGTGCTGGTCGAAGAAGTCGCCGCGCTGGTGGCGTGGCTGGCATCGGAGGACTGCGCGTTCTCGACCGGCGCGGTGTTCGACATTTCGGGCGGCCGCGCGACGTATTGA
- a CDS encoding energy transducer TonB, whose product MSDLDFDRGASYRLWLMAGVGAVALHVGGAALALVSAPEDFDDDALGAPAIEVGVEMMSPKIEASDLPPGPDTEASMASPALNEQKAEVHESDLPKDTPQETEEPDRVVTTETPKKVDEEQKEKAKQQQQASTESVAAEATAMPSNEAAKEGPRSVAPAQGVGKAAARIRATWQKELVAYLDKHKRYPKDAAQKNVRIVVGFELDRLGHVLSMKIVEGSGDPAFDQAALDMIKRSDPVPAPPPLIADEGLTFSLPVIFRTKGKG is encoded by the coding sequence ATGTCCGACCTTGATTTCGATCGCGGTGCTTCTTACCGGCTCTGGCTGATGGCGGGGGTCGGCGCGGTGGCGCTGCACGTCGGCGGAGCCGCGCTGGCTCTGGTCAGCGCGCCCGAGGATTTCGACGACGACGCGCTCGGCGCCCCGGCGATCGAGGTCGGCGTCGAGATGATGTCGCCGAAGATCGAAGCCTCCGATCTGCCGCCGGGTCCGGACACCGAGGCGTCGATGGCTTCGCCGGCGCTCAACGAGCAGAAGGCCGAGGTGCACGAGAGCGACCTACCGAAGGACACGCCGCAGGAGACCGAAGAGCCGGACCGCGTCGTCACCACCGAGACGCCGAAGAAGGTCGACGAGGAGCAGAAGGAAAAGGCCAAGCAACAGCAGCAGGCTTCGACCGAGTCGGTCGCCGCCGAAGCCACCGCGATGCCGAGCAACGAGGCCGCCAAGGAAGGCCCGCGTTCGGTGGCGCCGGCGCAGGGCGTCGGCAAGGCGGCCGCCCGAATCCGCGCCACCTGGCAGAAGGAGCTGGTGGCCTATCTCGACAAGCACAAGCGCTACCCGAAGGACGCCGCGCAGAAGAACGTGCGGATCGTGGTCGGCTTCGAACTCGACCGGCTCGGCCACGTGCTGTCGATGAAGATCGTCGAAGGCTCCGGCGATCCGGCGTTCGATCAAGCCGCGCTCGACATGATCAAGCGCTCCGACCCGGTCCCGGCCCCGCCGCCGCTGATCGCCGACGAAGGCCTGACCTTCAGCCTGCCGGTGATCTTCCGGACCAAGGGGAAGGGGTAG
- the exbD gene encoding TonB system transport protein ExbD — MAVSLGNSDDLDDDFDETHEINVTPFIDVMLVLLIIFMVAAPLSTVDLPVSLPTSSATPQKRPDKPTYVSIKSDLAVAIGENQVKRVDLVKTLDTMPDMTKDRFIFLRADRAVPYGELMEVLEMLRSGGYAKIKLVALEAVPGAKPDGN, encoded by the coding sequence ATGGCTGTCTCGCTCGGTAATTCCGACGATCTCGACGACGATTTCGACGAGACCCACGAGATCAACGTCACGCCGTTCATCGACGTGATGCTGGTGCTGCTGATCATCTTCATGGTGGCGGCGCCGCTGTCGACGGTCGACCTGCCGGTCAGCCTGCCGACCTCCAGCGCCACGCCGCAGAAGCGGCCGGACAAGCCGACCTATGTCAGCATCAAGTCCGATCTGGCGGTGGCGATCGGCGAGAACCAGGTCAAGCGCGTCGATCTGGTCAAGACGCTGGATACGATGCCGGACATGACCAAGGACCGCTTCATCTTCCTGCGCGCCGATCGCGCGGTGCCTTACGGCGAGCTGATGGAGGTGCTGGAGATGCTGCGGTCCGGCGGCTACGCCAAGATCAAGCTGGTGGCGCTGGAAGCGGTGCCGGGCGCCAAACCGGACGGCAATTAG
- the exbB gene encoding tonB-system energizer ExbB: MKMLNFRSIGAAVLALSLLATPAPLLAQQVPAAPPPSAAEPSPPATAAVPAPAVSTAEPSATQALPEAGHAQGGVMPGMSELSPWTMFLNADIVVKIVMIGLAISSVITWTIFIAKKIELGRARIRLRRSLKQIGESRSLAEAQMALGDKHSVLSMLLAAALREAKLSAGLSSDEGIKERAASSFSEYVRAEGRHMRRGMGFLATIGATAPFIGLFGTVWGIMNSFIGISKSQTTNLAVVAPGIAEALLATAIGLVAAIPAVIIYNHFSREIKVYLELVARASGAAGRLLSRDLDRSHGSAHRARAAE, translated from the coding sequence ATGAAGATGTTGAACTTCCGATCGATTGGCGCTGCCGTACTCGCATTGTCGCTGCTCGCGACGCCGGCACCCTTGCTTGCGCAGCAGGTGCCTGCCGCACCCCCGCCGAGCGCCGCAGAGCCTTCGCCGCCGGCCACAGCCGCCGTTCCCGCGCCGGCCGTCAGCACGGCCGAGCCGTCTGCGACCCAGGCGCTGCCCGAAGCGGGCCACGCTCAGGGCGGTGTCATGCCCGGCATGTCCGAACTGTCGCCGTGGACGATGTTCCTGAACGCCGACATCGTCGTGAAGATCGTCATGATCGGTCTGGCGATCTCCTCGGTGATCACCTGGACGATCTTCATCGCCAAGAAGATCGAACTCGGCCGCGCCCGGATCCGGCTGCGCCGCTCGCTGAAGCAGATCGGAGAGTCGCGTTCGCTCGCCGAGGCGCAGATGGCGCTCGGCGACAAGCACAGCGTGTTGTCGATGCTGCTCGCCGCGGCGCTGCGCGAGGCGAAGCTGTCGGCCGGACTGTCGAGCGACGAAGGTATCAAGGAACGCGCGGCCTCGTCGTTCAGCGAATACGTTCGCGCCGAGGGACGTCACATGCGCCGCGGCATGGGCTTCCTCGCCACCATCGGCGCCACCGCGCCGTTCATCGGCCTGTTCGGCACGGTGTGGGGCATCATGAACAGCTTCATCGGCATTTCGAAGTCGCAAACAACCAACCTCGCGGTGGTCGCGCCCGGCATCGCCGAAGCGCTGCTCGCCACTGCGATCGGCCTCGTCGCCGCGATCCCGGCGGTGATCATCTACAATCACTTCTCGCGCGAGATCAAAGTCTACCTCGAACTGGTCGCGCGTGCCTCCGGCGCCGCCGGCCGGCTGCTGTCGCGCGATCTCGACCGCAGCCACGGCAGCGCGCATCGCGCCCGCGCGGCGGAGTGA
- a CDS encoding Fe2+-dependent dioxygenase, protein MLVCIPEVLPKSEVAEFRRLMDAAEWEDGRSTAGAQSAMVKRNEQLPPDGELARALGRRIVSALTANPKFVSAAVPLQIFPPLFNRYAASSGHHFGIHVDNAVRGDHLTGLRIRTDLSITLFLAEPDEYDGGELVIEDTYGSHEVKLPAGDAVLYPSTSLHMVTPVTRGARVASFFWLQSMIRDAQARSMIYDLDNAIQALVERLGRDDPETVKLTGIYHNLIRYWAEV, encoded by the coding sequence ATGCTGGTCTGCATACCCGAGGTGTTGCCGAAGTCGGAGGTGGCGGAGTTCCGCCGCCTGATGGACGCAGCCGAGTGGGAGGACGGCCGCTCCACCGCCGGCGCGCAGTCGGCGATGGTCAAGCGTAACGAGCAATTGCCGCCGGACGGCGAACTGGCGCGCGCGCTCGGACGGCGGATCGTGTCGGCGCTCACCGCCAATCCCAAATTCGTGTCCGCCGCGGTGCCGCTGCAGATCTTCCCGCCGCTGTTCAATCGCTATGCAGCATCGAGCGGGCACCATTTCGGCATCCACGTCGACAACGCGGTGCGCGGCGATCATCTCACCGGGCTGCGCATTCGTACCGATCTGTCGATCACCTTGTTCCTGGCCGAGCCCGACGAATACGACGGCGGCGAACTGGTGATCGAAGACACTTACGGCTCGCACGAGGTCAAGCTGCCTGCGGGCGATGCCGTGTTGTACCCGTCCACCAGCCTGCACATGGTGACTCCGGTCACCCGCGGTGCGCGGGTGGCGTCTTTCTTCTGGCTGCAGAGCATGATACGTGACGCACAGGCGCGCAGCATGATCTACGATCTCGACAACGCCATTCAGGCCCTTGTCGAGCGGCTGGGACGCGATGACCCTGAAACGGTCAAATTGACCGGTATCTATCACAACCTCATCCGCTACTGGGCCGAAGTATGA
- a CDS encoding TonB-dependent receptor, which yields MNGAKAPRSLRAEAAMRTGVQDWDGAHGRKVSAVAGMIAVASIGGAEAQQSSLPAVTVDAPVARPKPATARPTPDQIRARTALRRAARRTQPTQVQPVPFPNAGALSADRNPYADAAAPYKVDRLSGTRFTEPVLNTPRTVTVLTKELLEDKNATSLREIGRSTAGVTLGTGEGGNAFGDRFFIRGFDARNDVFIDGIRDPAISIRENFFTEQVEILRGPASTMAGRGTAGGAINIVTKQATTEGNFTKAETTFGSDATKRVTVDVNQVLSPTLAVRVDGLYQDAKVAGRNFVTDDRWGTLAAVKWTPTDAIKITANYVHTDLDGLPDFGVPYNTALRRPSTDVNVPRETYYGFVNRDFQKARQDFGTVTGEFAITPDLTLTNRSRAAHSVLDYIGTLPSNPTATTVSLASQSRYQTTDVLANQTDLTYKFDTGGVKHTMVGGAEISRESVMRDTYAGLTSELAGFQTGGRVIVPLLNPPNTLEFASSPRRAYNPTFINVDTKSAYVIETANWNDVVILNGGVRYDDYNITGHTATTSTGVQSGMWNYNLGAVVKPLPYASLYAAYATSTNPVGAELDASGTAYGGLVVNNTTFQALPPEMNKAAEVGTKWELFDRRLLLTASLFETQKSNARETVGSNILSSGVYRVRGIDLEAAGKITDRWSVFGGLVLMESKVLQSIDPNSVGAQLANIAHQSFNLLTKYKFDDHWEVGGQAVYASKIYGGTFAAINGNVLPEHWRFDSFVEFKVDKHMTAKLSVNNIFNTTYYDAFYRSNSPFVFIAPGRSVWLTLRGAL from the coding sequence ATGAACGGGGCGAAGGCACCGCGATCGTTGCGTGCGGAAGCAGCGATGCGCACAGGCGTTCAGGATTGGGACGGCGCACATGGCCGCAAGGTTTCGGCGGTGGCCGGGATGATCGCGGTGGCGTCGATCGGCGGCGCCGAGGCGCAGCAGTCGAGCCTGCCGGCGGTAACGGTCGATGCCCCGGTGGCGCGACCGAAGCCGGCGACGGCGCGGCCGACGCCCGACCAGATCCGCGCCCGCACCGCGCTGCGCCGTGCCGCGCGGCGGACCCAGCCGACCCAGGTGCAGCCGGTGCCGTTTCCGAACGCCGGCGCTCTGTCGGCGGACCGAAACCCCTATGCGGACGCCGCCGCGCCCTACAAGGTCGACCGGCTGTCGGGCACCAGGTTCACCGAGCCGGTGCTCAACACCCCGCGCACCGTGACGGTGCTGACCAAGGAGCTGCTCGAGGACAAGAACGCGACCTCGCTGAGGGAAATCGGCCGCTCCACCGCCGGCGTCACGCTCGGCACCGGGGAGGGCGGCAACGCTTTCGGCGACCGCTTCTTCATTCGCGGCTTCGACGCCCGCAACGACGTGTTCATCGACGGCATCCGCGATCCGGCGATCTCGATCCGCGAGAATTTCTTCACCGAGCAGGTCGAGATCCTGCGCGGTCCGGCCTCGACCATGGCGGGCCGCGGCACCGCCGGCGGCGCCATCAACATCGTCACCAAACAGGCGACCACCGAAGGCAACTTCACCAAGGCCGAGACCACGTTCGGCTCCGACGCCACCAAGCGCGTCACGGTCGACGTCAACCAGGTGCTGAGCCCGACCCTGGCGGTGCGTGTCGACGGCCTTTATCAGGACGCCAAGGTCGCCGGCCGCAACTTCGTCACCGACGACCGCTGGGGCACGCTCGCCGCGGTGAAATGGACGCCGACCGACGCCATCAAGATCACCGCCAACTACGTCCACACCGATCTCGACGGCCTGCCGGATTTCGGCGTGCCGTACAACACCGCGCTGCGGCGGCCCTCGACCGACGTCAACGTGCCGCGCGAAACCTATTACGGCTTCGTCAATCGCGACTTCCAGAAGGCCAGGCAGGATTTCGGCACGGTGACCGGCGAGTTCGCGATCACGCCGGACCTGACGCTGACCAACCGTTCCCGCGCCGCGCATTCGGTGCTCGACTATATCGGGACGCTGCCGAGCAACCCGACCGCCACCACGGTCTCGCTGGCGTCGCAGAGCCGCTATCAGACCACCGACGTGCTCGCCAACCAGACCGACCTGACCTACAAGTTCGACACCGGCGGGGTGAAGCACACCATGGTCGGCGGCGCCGAGATCTCGCGCGAAAGCGTGATGCGCGACACCTATGCGGGTCTGACTTCGGAACTCGCGGGCTTCCAGACCGGCGGCCGTGTGATCGTGCCGCTGCTCAATCCGCCGAATACGCTCGAATTCGCCAGCTCGCCGCGGCGCGCCTACAATCCGACCTTCATCAACGTCGATACCAAATCGGCCTACGTCATCGAAACCGCCAACTGGAACGACGTCGTCATCCTCAATGGCGGCGTGCGTTACGACGACTACAACATCACCGGCCACACCGCGACGACCTCGACCGGCGTGCAGTCGGGGATGTGGAACTACAATCTCGGCGCGGTTGTGAAGCCGCTGCCTTACGCCAGCCTGTACGCCGCCTATGCGACCTCGACCAACCCGGTCGGCGCCGAACTCGACGCTTCGGGCACCGCCTATGGCGGCCTCGTCGTCAACAACACCACTTTCCAGGCGTTGCCGCCGGAAATGAACAAGGCGGCGGAAGTCGGCACCAAATGGGAGCTGTTCGACCGCCGGCTGCTCTTGACCGCGTCGCTGTTCGAGACCCAGAAGTCGAACGCCCGCGAGACCGTCGGCAGCAACATCCTGTCGAGCGGCGTGTATCGCGTCCGCGGCATCGACCTCGAAGCCGCCGGCAAGATCACCGACCGCTGGAGCGTGTTCGGCGGCCTGGTGCTGATGGAATCCAAGGTGTTGCAGTCGATCGATCCGAATTCGGTCGGCGCGCAGCTCGCCAACATCGCGCATCAGTCGTTCAACCTGCTGACCAAGTACAAGTTCGACGACCATTGGGAAGTCGGCGGCCAGGCGGTGTACGCCTCCAAGATCTACGGCGGCACCTTCGCGGCGATCAACGGCAACGTGCTGCCCGAGCATTGGCGGTTCGACAGCTTCGTCGAGTTCAAGGTCGACAAGCACATGACCGCCAAGCTGTCGGTCAACAACATCTTCAACACGACCTATTACGACGCGTTCTATCGTTCGAACTCGCCGTTCGTGTTCATCGCGCCCGGCCGTTCGGTCTGGCTGACGCTGCGCGGCGCGCTGTAA